Proteins encoded within one genomic window of Glycine soja cultivar W05 chromosome 1, ASM419377v2, whole genome shotgun sequence:
- the LOC114422484 gene encoding uncharacterized protein LOC114422484 — protein MAMAGTHTRQSAWFLRLLCLWASAVLVFADERSLCLTQNATLQLSRGLPMGNSPGSKPGATVVVERVHIHGLSRFRNLGKFAHSFKVKVLPLPTNSIVRLPNIEVCFHRNVSLVAGMCPHGQWEKVTKVSWARSMSPFDHKILDIRTTGSTLENFEVSVEEEFFVYRIILLTLGIILLSLASFISQSLAFYYSSAMAIGIILVILIILYQGMKLLPTGRKSSLAIFLYSTAVGFGTFLLRYIPGLVRSVLTELGIDEDMYNPLAIFLLTFVAIAGAWLGFWVVHKLVLTEDGSVDVSTAQFVAWAIRILAAIMILQSSMDPLLGTLALLCGSLVSLLKKMHRLRFLRHLRRRLFKSPKKNRRSQVPDSSPFDDSHDELMYKMQSKEDSPLFQTQLRGPPTLSPCKSPATGFTRTPPKSQEALYPSIIHNTPERKKYSAAEWDAFTKKSTEKALEELVTSPDFGKWLSTNADRISVTPNSRTDRRHGWMLWS, from the exons ATGGCGATGGCGGGCACTCACACTCGGCAATCTGCTTGGTTTCTTCGCCTGCTCTGTCTATGGGCTTCTGCAGTTCTCGTATTCGCTGATGAACGCTCCTTAT gTCTTACTCAAAATGCCACACTGCAGCTATCCCGTGGGTTGCCCATGGGAAATTCTCCTGGTTCTAAGCCTGGTGCTACTGTGGTTGTCGAAAGAGTTCATATACATGGACTGTCAAGGTTTAGAAACTTGGGGAAATTTGCACATTCCTTTAAAGTGAAGGTGTTGCCACTGCCTACAAACTCAATTGTTCGCCTGCCAAACATAGAGGTTTGTTTCCATAG GAATGTGTCTCTTGTAGCTGGGATGTGCCCACATGGGCAGTGGGAGAAAGTTACCAAAGTTTCTTGGGCTCGATCGATGTCTCCTTTTGACCACAAGATCTTAGACATAAGGACTACTGGTTCCACACTGGAAAATTTTGAGGTTTCTGTTGAAGAAG AATTTTTTGTCTATCGTATCATATTATTGACATTGGGTATTATTCTGTTGAGCTTGGCGTCCTTTATAAGCCAATCTTTAGCATTTTATTATAGCAGTGCAATGGCAATTGGGATAATTCTTgtcatattgattattctttATCAG GGAATGAAACTTCTTCCAACTGGTCGCAAGAGTTCCCTtgctatatttttatattcaacTGCT GTTGGTTTTGGGACTTTTCTCCTCCGTTACATTCCTGGTCTAGTTCGTTCTGTACTCACAGAGTTAGGAATTGATGAAGACATGTATAATCCT TTGGCAATATTTCTGCTGACTTTTGTTGCAATAGCTGGAGCCTGGTTGGGGTTCTGGGTGGTCCACAAGCTTGTCTTGACCGAAGATGGATCAGTGGACGTAAGCACAGCTCAATTTGTTGCATGGGCTATAAGGATTTTGGCTGCCATTATGATTCttcag AGTTCTATGGATCCTCTGTTGGGAACGTTGGCATTATTATGTGGATCACTTGTCTCCTTATTGAAGAAAATGCATAGGTTGAGATTCCTTCGTCATTTACGCAG GCGTTTGTTTAAATCACCCAAGAAAAACAGGAGATCCCAGGTTCCTGATTCATCACCTTTTGATGATTCTCATGATGAACTTATGTACAAGATGCAAAGTAAAGAGGACTCCCCACTTTTTCAGACACAACTGAGAGGCCCCCCTACCTTGTCTCCTTGCAAATCTCCTGCAACAG GTTTCACTAGGACACCGCCAAAATCACAGGAGGCATTATACCCGTCCATCATACACAACACAccggagagaaaaaaatattcagcTGCAGAATGGGATGCGTTCACAAAGAAGTCCACTGAAAAAGCCTTGGAAGAACTTGTTACATCCCCTGATTTTGGTAAATGGCTGTCCACCAATGCTGATAGGATAAGTGTAACCCCCAACTCTAGAACTGATCGGCGGCATGGGTGGATGTTGTGGTCTTGA